CCAGCAGTCCCGCTGATGTGTAATGCAGGCGTTTTGCGCTTTCTGTTTTCAAAAGGCAGTGCTTCTGCATGGAGGCTAAGGATTTAGGCATCTAAAGAAAGGCAGCTTTCTTAGGTTAAATCTCAATTGTGAGACCACGATTAAAAATAAGTAGAAAACGTAAATGTACTTCTCTAAGATGATCATAATGTTATGTTAATTTATAGGTAATCGGATAGTCCATCAAACTAAAATGATAATCTATTGGATCGGGTAACGTGGCATGCTAACTTTATCGGATGATGAAAAGGATCACCATGTTACTCTTTATTGCCTGCATGAGTTGCAGCGCCCTTGCCCAGCAAACTTCCAAAGCCGTTATGGATGGCTTCATGGACAAACGTTTTGGAATGTTTATACACTGGGGCCCTGTTGCGCTCCGGGGAGAGGAAATAGGCTGGTCCCGCGATAAACAAATATCCAAAGCAGATTATGATCAGTTGTATAAAGAATTCAACCCGGTATTGTTCAATGCAGATGAATGGGTGAAAGCAGCTAAGGATGCAGGGATGAAATACCTCACCATCACTGCCCGCCATCACGATGGTTTTTGTTTGTGGCCCTCTGCCTATACGGAATATGATATCACCGCCACACCTTATAAGAAAGACATTGTAGGCGCACTGGCCAAAGCCTGTAAAAAAGCAGGCATCAAATTCTGCATTTATTATTCCGTGCTGGACTGGTATCACCCTGAATACCCGATCCATTCTGCACATGATCAAACGCCGGATCCCGGATCCGATATCAGCAAGTACATCGTTTTCATGAAAGCGCAGCTGAAAGAACTGCTCACCAATTATGATCCCTATATGTTGTGGTTCGATGGTGGCTGGGAAAAACCCTGGACGAATGAAATGGGGAAGGATATGTATGCTTACCTGAAATCAATAAAGCCGGATGTGATTATCAATAACCGCCTGGGTAAAGAGATTGCCGCGGTGGAAAATAAAAAGATAGACGCTGCTGCCATGATCGGTGATTATGATACGCCGGAGCAGGTGGTGGGCAGAATGAATATGAACATGCCCTGGGAAAGCTGCTTCACTATCTGTCGTCAATGGGCCTGGAAGCCGAATGATAAGATGAAGTCGTTAAAAGAATGCCTGTTCATCCTCGAAAAAACAGCCGGTGGTAACGGCAACCTGTTGTTCAATGTAGGCCCTATGCCCGATGGCCGCATAGAGGCGCGGCAGATAACCCGCTTGAAAGAAATGGGGGATTGGCTGCAAAAGAATGGAACAGCTATATACAGCACCTGGGGCGGGCCGTTTTCGCCTACTGATCAGTACGCTGCTACCCGGAGAGGAAATAAAGTATTTATCCATATCCTGAAAACAGAAACCACGCAACTTTCTCTACCCGTCATAGAAGGCAGGAAAATAAATAAAGCTTTTGTGCTGGGTACACAGCAGCCGGTTACATATAGCCAGCAGGAAGGGAAGATTAATTTGACCCTTACACCTGCTCCGCTGAACTATGTGATTGTACTTGAAATGGACGGGGATGTAATGAAAGCACCTGTTATTTGATCAGGATACCTGCTCTCTCTCCAAAAAGCCGCAAATACCAATGCGGCTTTTTTGTTATAAATTTACAGCAGGGCAGACCTACTATTATATGAATGATGTGTTATTACAGCAGTTAGCAGATGGTGAGTCATCCGCTTTTACTACTATTTATAATGATTATTACCCCGAATTGTATTTCCTGTCCAAACACCTGATAGGAGATGATGCCCCCGATGTAGTAGCAGATGTTTTCATCAGATTGTGGACGCAAAGAAAATTGTTCGAAAGCAGGGCCCACCTGCTGGCCTATTTGCGTGTAATGACCCGGAATGCCTGTTTTGATCACCTGAAGAAACAACACCGGGATGTGCAGCAGTTACAGGAACTATTGCATATCAGCGACCAGGAGCATGAGGACCGGCATTTTCATGAGATTATTGAATCGAGGGTATTTACCCTTATCCGTAACGAAATAGAAGAACTGCCGCCGCATATGCGGGAAGTGTTTAAACTGGCCTATATAGATGGGCTGAAGAACGGGGAAATTGCCAGCCTGTTACAGATGAAAGATGCCGCCGTAAGGGTCCGGAAGGCAGAAGCCCTGAAGATACTACGATCTTCCCTCTACCGTATTGAATTGATTATCATAATGAAATTGATAATTTATCCTCCTCAATAAATTTTTCTCTCTTTTTTCCGTAACAATTATTTCATCCCACAGTATATATAGTATGAGCGATGCTACAGAAAGAATTCCGGAATTGATCGTCAGGCTGCTGAAGCAGGAAGCGAGTGAAGAGGAGATAGCAGAACTGGAAAGCTGGAAGCAGGCTTCCCCTGCCAATGCAGCCCTGATAGCGGGTATACTGAAGGAGGCTTATGTGGCGAATGGCCTGAAGGAGCTGGAAACAGCACAAAAGCGATCAACAGAAAAACTTGCGCAGGCGGGAATCCTGCTACAAAATAAAGATCATACACGGGTACGCCGCATAAGCTACCGTTGGGTAGCTGCGGCAGCGGTTCTTATGGCAGTGGCCACGGGTGTTTACTTCTGGTCACAACGCTCCCTGCAGCCGATCCCTGATTTAGCGGGTAACAT
This DNA window, taken from Chitinophaga niabensis, encodes the following:
- a CDS encoding alpha-L-fucosidase, whose amino-acid sequence is MMKRITMLLFIACMSCSALAQQTSKAVMDGFMDKRFGMFIHWGPVALRGEEIGWSRDKQISKADYDQLYKEFNPVLFNADEWVKAAKDAGMKYLTITARHHDGFCLWPSAYTEYDITATPYKKDIVGALAKACKKAGIKFCIYYSVLDWYHPEYPIHSAHDQTPDPGSDISKYIVFMKAQLKELLTNYDPYMLWFDGGWEKPWTNEMGKDMYAYLKSIKPDVIINNRLGKEIAAVENKKIDAAAMIGDYDTPEQVVGRMNMNMPWESCFTICRQWAWKPNDKMKSLKECLFILEKTAGGNGNLLFNVGPMPDGRIEARQITRLKEMGDWLQKNGTAIYSTWGGPFSPTDQYAATRRGNKVFIHILKTETTQLSLPVIEGRKINKAFVLGTQQPVTYSQQEGKINLTLTPAPLNYVIVLEMDGDVMKAPVI
- a CDS encoding RNA polymerase sigma factor, coding for MNDVLLQQLADGESSAFTTIYNDYYPELYFLSKHLIGDDAPDVVADVFIRLWTQRKLFESRAHLLAYLRVMTRNACFDHLKKQHRDVQQLQELLHISDQEHEDRHFHEIIESRVFTLIRNEIEELPPHMREVFKLAYIDGLKNGEIASLLQMKDAAVRVRKAEALKILRSSLYRIELIIIMKLIIYPPQ